AACATCGAAGCAGTAAAGGAATTGCTGTTATTACACGTCTACATTAACTGTATCGTACAGGAAATCATCAAATGAAGAGACAGCGGTTTGATACTCCAACCCCAGCCAAACAAAGTTCTAAACAGAAACGACAGGTTATTACTGTACATATCAAGTTCTACAAAATAAGTCTAGGCTAGCTTTACTCCAAACAAACGCTGAAACCGCCAGTACCAAAAGCAATCAAAAAGTTCTGTATTTATTCAGTaattaaaacaacatgcatttgACAAGCACATCTTCAACTCATTAAGCCACAATACTTTTGGATTGAACATCCTTTGTTAAGAGTTGTGCAGTGTTTTAAAGCACAACTTCTACAACTTCtactacttttattttattggtgaTCATTTTGGAAAATGACGCTGGGAAATAAACTGCATCAGGTCGGCCTTATATAAAACAGAATACCAGCGGTAGTTTGGGATGGCTTTGTTTGGTGGCTGTGTTTGGCCAAGCTTAGCTGTGAAAGGCGTATAGAGGAGCCACGATGCAGGACAGGCCTTCGTACAGCATGGTACGTAGCGATGTAGCGATTATCaagttatgtatttttttttttttacacagggttatgctgttgtttatttattattatgatatgttgttaggtgagtgctggatgcagcgctcaactattgttcttcataagttttattctttctttctttctttctttctttctttctttctttctttctttctttctttctttctttctttctttctttctttctttctttctttctttctttctttcttattctctaccaactttgggacctatctccttcctcaatctTTCACCTAGAGACTTTAAAGAGAttttaaaatatccagaatagCTCGGATTCGCtcgcttcttttcagatttttaaaatatttaatactttttaagatattctacttttaaaatattatcttttttttaacatgggagtcaatgggagaatacttcaactgtttaagacgtaactaaatacattttcaaccgtttatctttgtttaaaccatttaacaaatctactcATTGGTTTCTTCAATTATAtacaaacagaatttcgatatcatttaaactttattcagaatcacagatttagtttcataccggctttgttttcagttggtctcattgattcacgttgacgctggagcgtgataacgttcagcagtgttgcaatttttttttcacgcaccagctcgctattctcttaaagacacacacacacacacacacgggcacacacacacacacacacacacacacacacacacacacacacacacacacacacacacacacacacacacacacacacacacacacacacacacacacacattttcagcaatgctttgcgcttttcattcagtggtcactttatttgtttccaaccatttactttttcttaaatggtgtgcatgtttacattgtttactccatttagacttttgaacttttgttcaaatcccttcatttgatttaagccatttaacgtttccttatgtatatatatatatactacagcACTCgctgcattttctgcaggaaatgcattttctagttgttattattatataatatgaaTACATCGATTTTTGGCTACTGCAATGCGTATTTTCGTTAAATTAAATGTGAGAATATTTAATTGTTGGCTAAACAAAGTGCTGGACATGTCACTTTTGTTAGTTGTCATAGTTTAGTAGCCATTAGTTTTGTATCTCTAAAAACACATTCTCTGTAATCTATGATTCCCACTGGTAATTTAGTCAAATAAAACAGCACTGTGACAAATGAGCTCCACCGCTTTCTTTGCCCAACATTAGACTGAAGCTCTAAGCCTCTCACAGAAAAGGATCATAGAATGAACTCAAAATAATAATCCCTAAATGGTGTCTATTTTAGGTCACAGAACATGGCTTCATCTGTACTGCTTCATGCACACCTTGTAAATGATGATGTCTCGGCTTAGCCCAGCCTTGCACGGGGAATTCTTTATGCCAGAAATGAATGGGCTTTTCACATAGGTCAACAACCCTGTGCATTTGGCAACAGGCAATCTAATGAAgcgcctttcttttttttttttgtctctgtaAGCGTTTCAAAGCTGAACTTTGCAACCGCAAGCTAATGACATGACATGTTTTATGTCCCACGAGCTTGTTAGCTAGCAGTACGTGGCCAGTGGTACCAGAGCCATAAATGGGCATATACTTACAAGATCTATGGCAGTGGATGTCACGTTGTACCGGCATGCTGGTTAAATGCTGTCTGTggcttcaagtgtgtgtgtgtgtgtgtgtgtgtgtgtgtgtgtgtgtgtgtgtgtgtgtgtgtgtgtgtgtgtgtgtgtgtgtgtgtgtgtgtgtgtgtgtgtgtgtgtgtgtgtgtgtgtgtggaggcgtgGACATGGACCAGGCCCGTAAGCAGGAGCAGCGGGTGATGCTGCAGGACGCCACGGCGGTGCTGACGGGCAGTGGGAGCCTGGTGCCCCACCACAACACCAAGGCTACGGCCCTCCACGTGGCCGCCGCCAAGGGCTACATAGAGGTCCTCAAGTAAGGGCCCCGGGCCCACATGGCCTCACCAACACCTATCCATAAACCTGTTGCTCTGATTGGGCCTTCCATCCCGGCGCTTCGTATTGTGATGCTGTCCCGCTGGTGTTCCTCGGTGGTGTGGTGTCTTcgctctgttgttgtttttgttgtgttgtctctttctctttccttttccctgtctctctatctcactgtcactctgtctccgtctgactctcgctgtgtgtgttcCGGTGGGCAGGGTGCTGTTGCAGTGTGAGCTGGATGTGGACAGCATGGACGTGGACGGCTGGACGGCGCTGCATGCGGCCGCCCACTggggccaggaggaggtctgctccctgctggccGACCACATGTGTGACATGGCGGCAGTCAACAACGTGGTAAGTCTGGCCTGCACCTACAGGGGCCCTCAGTGATGGTTTAGTCTCACACGTTTGACATTTGAGCCATCAGACTCAAGAATATTAGTCTGAAGTTAATAGCAGATAAGCTTTAAGCGTGAAATGTACTAACAGCGAAACAACCTCCACCAGCAGCGTTGGTAATCCTTTCACGGTAGTGCTAAAACATCTTCTCCGGACAACCACATTCTTAGAAAGAGTCAAATCTGTGAAGGTTTCAAACCAACGCTGGGCAGACTGGCCGCTGCAGAAACACACTAAAGTCCCCTTCTGAAAGCTCCATCTTCTCCTGCTGCGACTAAACCTCTCTTTCTGGGTCTTCATCTCTGGGCCcgggctctgtgccgtctccctcAAGAGGTTCTGCTCTTGCCTAGTTGGACTGCTGAGATCAGAGCTGGTTCAATGTGTGTCTCCCATGTGTGTCCAACGCTGTACCAACGCCGTGGTGACCCTGTTTTAGGGACAGACCCCCCTGGATGTGTCGGACGAGAACCTGGTTGGCACACTGGAGGAGCTGCAGAAGAAGCAGAACGCAGTAAGTCTGCCCTCCCCCTGCGGCCGTCTCCAAATGGATCATCGAGTTGGAGGCTCCCGTGTTGTGACTTGCTGTGTTTACACCCGGTGTTCTGATCCGTTTCAGCTGCGCTCGGAGCGAGAGAAACAGAATCCTGTTATCGATATGATCTCCCCAATCACTGTGCCCCCCGTGCGACTGCGCAGGTCAGTGCCCGTGTGGtctctgtcgttttttgtgtacgtgtgtgcatgtgtgcttgtgtgtttacgtcaatgggtgtgtgtgtgtgtgtgtgtgtgtgtgtgtgtgactgtgtgtttctgAAGGCATGCGCCAGTCGTTCTGCGGCAGTGCTGAATCGTACACATAGATCTTACAAGCAGTTTGCATGCGAGTATGATAGCAGCAGTGCCAGCGTTTTCGTGCACCACTCAAACCACCGTCAGATGCCAGGAGGCCCACACAAGCGGGTTTGGTAATCTAGCGACGCAATCACTAGTTGTTAATCAAAGAGGGTTAAACCTTGTCCAAACTACACGTAAGGCGATCCTCAGCGGTGGATGGGTCCCGGGTCACACTGATCCTCACCCAGCTGGAGGTAAGCCGCTCCGGCGTACACATTGCGGGGCGCAGCGAGTTGCTATGCTATTAGCGACCCACTGGTCCACTCGTGTGTCGGCTCACGCTCCGTCGCTCGCTCTAATTGGCTGCACATGGAATGACTGCCTTCACTTATTGGCTCTTGCATGtcactgtttttgtgtgtctggtgcGCTCCGTCTTGGCCCCGCCACAGGACCTCAATCTCTCGTATGAGCAGCAAGGAGAAGATCTGCCTCCACGAGCGCGAGAAGCACCCGCCGCCCGCCCTGCGCAGCACcccggctgaggaggaggaggaggagccgccgccgcctgcCGCCCCTGGCCCGGGCCAGGCCAaggcctccagcagctccagctccgaggaggagagcgagtcGGAGAGCGACGCCGAGTCGGGTGAGCGCCGCCCTAGTGGTGAACGGTGCTGCGTCTCGAGCGCAGggtggatttatttttatttttttattggtgttttACTTAATAGAAAAAGTAGTTACTGAAATTATTTCAACATGTTTTTTCCGATAAACGGACACACGAAGAATAGAGGGAATGTAAAAATTGTGTCGACGAATACAAGCAATCTAAATGTTtagatacaaataaaatgaaaaattatctatatatttatagatatttccaatacacaaacacccatttGAAAAAACTGTCTTCATGGTAATTACTGTTAGCACTGCAGAGTAATATTGGGTAGTCAAAGAGCAAGTTAGGAAAAATATTACTAAACTGGCCATAACCAGCAGCGGTCTTCATGGGGGTACACTTTGGAACTGCCATTTCTCTACATGGTCAAAGAGGGGTTGCCATATTCTGAAATATGGATTGatcttgaattttttttttgtgctgtcGTTGGCGCCGCTCTAGAGAAAGCCAAAAATCGAGAAATCATCAACAACttgaacaacaaacacaactccGGAGGTCTTCTCGCTACCTCCACGTCCACTTCAGGAATCCCTGCCAAAAAGGTAACGACACATCGCGCATGTTTCGCACACCGACGTGGAAGCCTCGAGGAGCGAACCTCAGCTTTAAGTCTGAGGTGCTTTGTCCAGCAGGAACCAAGCaagtcccagtcccagtccacCGAGGCCCCAGGCTCCTGGAGGACGTCCCTGCGGAAGGCGGGCAGCTCGGTGACTCTGGGCTCCGCGGGGGGGTCTGACCCCAGTCAGGACCCCCCCAGGCCCCTGGACTCTGGCCTGGGCATgacccgctctgcctccagCCCCCGCCTCAGCTCGGAGGCCGAACCCAAGGTAAAGCCTCGACCCCAGAGGGGGACACGCGTTGAGTGTCATCTGAAATGTCCCGTGAACAACGGTCCCGttcgctgctcctcctcccaacCACAGGGACATGATCAGGGAATGTGTTCGAAGGAGAAACAGGGGAGTAGGAGGGGAAATCATTCATAAGGCTGGAAGACGGTTGCATTTGAAATCCAATCAGGCTTTATCAGGATGACGATGTCGAAACAAATATCTGCCGTCTTAAACGATATTAAAACGAGCTGACGGAAGTCGTCCCGATGTGTCACTCACAGGAGCCCCGGTTGGCACGGGTCACGCCCACTCCGTCCCGCCGCCTCTTCAGTATACCCGATGCAAACGCTGACAACTCCAgcaggtgtgtttttgtgtgtgtgtgtctacgctTGTGTGCGGTCAAGTCAGCATGTTTGTACTTGTTTGTCGGTTTTTGCCACTGCATACGTTTGTATCACTGCAGTGTGTCACTCCCCCATCCCCCATCACCCTGTCACCATATCTCTTCAGCTGGCTCAGCCGTAGCTCCTCGTACTCCCGGCGCCATCATAGTCAATTAGGAAGTGACCTCACAGGAAGTGATCTCACTAGCTCCAACCCCGCCTTGCCACGCAGGTTAGTTATTTACCCCTACATCCCCCACCACCGATAACCGTGCATTTGTGCCATGTGATGTCATGCGCCaacgtgtgtgttgttgtgaatTCTCACAGAGTTTATTGGGTTTGTCACAAAGAAAAAAGAATGTTTTGAAATGGTTGCCACGTATTTTGTGTCGCTCTCCCCCCATTGTTTTTAATCTCAttggtggccgtgtgtgtgggtacttGGGGTGGATTTCGGTTTCACTTTCAGTTCATCTTACGGAAGGAGACTGGATGACTTCACCACGACCTCAGCTTCACTAGGATCTGCCTCTGTGGGACTGGGGCGCCTCAACAACCAGAGGTAGGCCGGGGTCACATGGGATAATATGCCACAAACATCAGCACACAACATACAACACATCCACAATTCTTCTCGATTagtctctctctgactttgtCTAAAATCCCTCCCTTCTCACTCCTCCTGTAGAAACTCTCAGGAAGCGACTGAAAAGAAGGAGCAGGAGCCGGTCCCCAcgcccgcctcctccacctccacctcctcctccaccaccaccaccagcagctcctccagcactACAAACGCAGGCGACACAGATGGCAAGCAAAGGCGCAAGTGAGTTAGGGCCGCAGCCCCTCTGTGGGGACCCTGTGGTTTACCGTTGTTTACAGCAGCCCTAAACAAAGGGCCCGCGAAGAGCTAGCATGGGGCGGGAGTAGCTCGGGAGGTAGAGttggttggctggtaaccggaaggttgctagttcgatccccggctctggagtgttgaggtgtccctgagcgagacccctcaccctgactgctcctcaTGAGCTGATTGTCGCCCTgtgtggctgactccgccgttggtgtgtgaatgaatggttgtctgtcgctttggataaaagcgtcagcaaaatgcTCTGAATGTAAACGTGACGTCCCGCTCCTCCCCAGGTCCTATCTGACGCCGGTGCGGGACGAGGAGGCGGAGGCCCAGAGGAAGGCCCGCTCCCGACACGCCAGGCAGTCCCGCCGCTCCACCCAGGTaccgacctttgaccccccgcCTTGGTGGTTCGTCTCAAatcacgttgtgtgtgtgcgagtgagagagggggtgtgGATGTCTGTTTCATAAAAATGTCTGTTTTCCTATCCAGGGGGTCACACTGACGGACTTGCAGGAGGCTGAGAAAACGATAAAAACTGACAacaaagagagggaaaagaaaaaggaggaggaggagaaggagaaggaaagagagaaggagagagagaaggagaaggagcgagagagagagaaggagaaagagaaagaaaaggaggcAAAACTGAAAAaggcaggagaagaaggggtgagaagtgcatttaaaaaaaaaaatgtttttaacaGAATTCAGCATTTAGCATTTAATACTAATACAGCTAAATGCTGGCCTCCTGTTCCAACAGGAATTAAGCTGGAGGTCTCGCAATGCCAGTCTGCAGAAGTCGGACCTCCTGGGCCTGACGCAGCCTGCCGGGACCACTCCTCGACCTCCGTTATCTGACAGGAAAGGTAGAGTctctctgtgcttgtgtgtgtgtgtgtgcgtgggtgggtgggtggatggagcTATTGCTTTGCGAGACCCTTATCTTGACCGGCGAGCTCGGGTTGTGTCCCCAGAGGTCAAGGCGATGGCGGGGGAGAGCGAGACGGACCGCTGGGCCAGGGAAAGCAGGGAGCGGAGACGAGCACGAGCCAGGAGGAGAGCCCAGCGTGCCGGAGAGGTGAGCGCTCACGTTGCTCCTCAACGGGCTCCGATCCCCTTACTCCTCATTCAGTGGTCTGGGAGCAGAACGCTGGccgggagagggggaaggtCTAAAAGCTAACCCTGAGCTCAGCGGAAGAGATTCAGTGAGAAAAGAGAATGACATTCTCCGCTATTTCTGTCCCTACAGAGTGACGACAATGAGCCTAGTGGGGAAGAGGAGTTCTCAGGCAGTGGGCTGGATccacaggtgtgtgtctgtgtgtgtgtgtgtgtgtaggtgtgtaggtgcgtgtgtaggtgtgtgtgcgtggttgacCATCTAGGAGGACCTGAAACTGAAACTTTTTCTGTGTATTTACAGACAGGCCGACCTTTGATCCCCGTGATTCCCAGGTAAGACTCAGCCCTTCTTCACCGGCTCTACTTTCTAATTAGCGCCACACCATTAACAACAGATCTCAATTACGTAAATTGTAATTTGatgaaacaaaaaatgtttactaTGTATTTTGTATGTCGTAAACATACTTGCCAGAGTGTAAATACATCTGATATTTTTAATGTATTTGAAAATAGCAAACATTCATAAGGCAGCTCAACAGGTGTGTTTAGAGTCCCTTTACCGCTTTACTAAGGGCGTATTCACACCAGGAAAGTCCTAAGTTCGATCGCTTTGGTCCGGACCAAAACGCActgtttatttaaatgtatatgttGGCGTCTGTCCAAATATCCAAAAGACATTTCGTCTTCTCTTCGCTCCATGTTGAGCCACGACTCATTTTTAACGGGTCTGATAACGTGACGTTGATCTTTGAATTTACCGCAaatcaaacaatataaataagcAGCAATGGGAGCCTGTTGCGTCCAAAAAggtatattattttttgaacTGGGTCGGACCGAGCGCGGTCGTTTTCACATCTCAAGCGCACCGCACCAAGGTTTGTTTAgaagcgaaccgagaccacCTCTCCGGCTGGGTCTCGGATCGGCTGTTTGGTCCGCCCGAGAGTTCGATGGTTTGTATTCACACCAGCCCAAAAGGTCTGCACCAGtgatttttttggtttggttcgaACCAAACAAGGCAGGTGTGAATACGCCCTTAGTATTAAAAAATAACCACTGCAGCCTACTATCTACCTTGTTCAAATTATAACAAAGTCCAATTTATTATTCTGGC
This genomic stretch from Gadus chalcogrammus isolate NIFS_2021 chromosome 9, NIFS_Gcha_1.0, whole genome shotgun sequence harbors:
- the zmp:0000001167 gene encoding protein phosphatase 1 regulatory subunit 12A isoform X3 — translated: MAATDRSRSDAAKQRRQDQLQRWSGSETDRTGPDTRETSVGGPGARRARVRFAQGAVFMAACSAGDQEEVAALLRQGADINHANIDGLTALHQACIDENSEMVQFLVESGSDINRGDNEGWTPLHAAASCGFIQITKYLIEQGAQVGAVNSEGELPLDVATEDAMERLLKGEIKKQGVDMDQARKQEQRVMLQDATAVLTGSGSLVPHHNTKATALHVAAAKGYIEVLKVLLQCELDVDSMDVDGWTALHAAAHWGQEEVCSLLADHMCDMAAVNNVGQTPLDVSDENLVGTLEELQKKQNALRSEREKQNPVIDMISPITVPPVRLRSKEKICLHEREKHPPPALRSTPAEEEEEEPPPPAAPGPGQAKASSSSSSEEESESESDAESEKAKNREIINNLNNKHNSGGLLATSTSTSGIPAKKQEPSKSQSQSTEAPGSWRTSLRKAGSSVTLGSAGGSDPSQDPPRPLDSGLGMTRSASSPRLSSEAEPKEPRLARVTPTPSRRLFSIPDANADNSSSWLSRSSSYSRRHHSQLGSDLTGSDLTSSNPALPRSSSYGRRLDDFTTTSASLGSASVGLGRLNNQRNSQEATEKKEQEPVPTPASSTSTSSSTTTTSSSSSTTNAGDTDGKQRRKSYLTPVRDEEAEAQRKARSRHARQSRRSTQGVTLTDLQEAEKTIKTDNKEREKKKEEEEKEKEREKEREKEKEREREKEKEKEKEAKLKKAGEEGELSWRSRNASLQKSDLLGLTQPAGTTPRPPLSDRKEVKAMAGESETDRWARESRERRRARARRRAQRAGESDDNEPSGEEEFSGSGLDPQTGRPLIPVIPRSNLSCNDCSQGAASEAKDYKKLFDEVSRENSHLQSQLQDTQRIVSQTRVDLEKATQRQERISDCSTLLDLEKKERRMLERRVAELEEELKVLGDLKADNQRLKDENGALIRVISKLSK
- the zmp:0000001167 gene encoding protein phosphatase 1 regulatory subunit 12A isoform X4, with product MAATDRSRSDAAKQRRQDQLQRWSGSETDRTGPDTRETSVGGPGARRARVRFAQGAVFMAACSAGDQEEVAALLRQGADINHANIDGLTALHQACIDENSEMVQFLVESGSDINRGDNEGWTPLHAAASCGFIQITKYLIEQGAQVGAVNSEGELPLDVATEDAMERLLKGEIKKQGVDMDQARKQEQRVMLQDATAVLTGSGSLVPHHNTKATALHVAAAKGYIEVLKVLLQCELDVDSMDVDGWTALHAAAHWGQEEVCSLLADHMCDMAAVNNVGQTPLDVSDENLVGTLEELQKKQNALRSEREKQNPVIDMISPITVPPVRLRRTSISRMSSKEKICLHEREKHPPPALRSTPAEEEEEEPPPPAAPGPGQAKASSSSSSEEESESESDAESEKAKNREIINNLNNKHNSGGLLATSTSTSGIPAKKQEPSKSQSQSTEAPGSWRTSLRKAGSSVTLGSAGGSDPSQDPPRPLDSGLGMTRSASSPRLSSEAEPKEPRLARVTPTPSRRLFSIPDANADNSSSWLSRSSSYSRRHHSQLGSDLTGSDLTSSNPALPRSSSYGRRLDDFTTTSASLGSASVGLGRLNNQRNSQEATEKKEQEPVPTPASSTSTSSSTTTTSSSSSTTNAGDTDGKQRRKSYLTPVRDEEAEAQRKARSRHARQSRRSTQGVTLTDLQEAEKTIKTDNKEREKKKEEEEKEKEREKEREKEKEREREKEKEKEKEAKLKKAGEEGELSWRSRNASLQKSDLLGLTQPAGTTPRPPLSDRKEVKAMAGESETDRWARESRERRRARARRRAQRAGESDDNEPSGEEEFSGSGLDPQTGRPLIPVIPRSNLSCNDCSQGAASEAKDYKKLFDEVSRENSHLQSQLQDTQRIVSQTRVDLEKATQRQERISDCSTLLDLEKKVLGDLKADNQRLKDENGALIRVISKLSK
- the zmp:0000001167 gene encoding protein phosphatase 1 regulatory subunit 12A isoform X1, coding for MAATDRSRSDAAKQRRQDQLQRWSGSETDRTGPDTRETSVGGPGARRARVRFAQGAVFMAACSAGDQEEVAALLRQGADINHANIDGLTALHQACIDENSEMVQFLVESGSDINRGDNEGWTPLHAAASCGFIQITKYLIEQGAQVGAVNSEGELPLDVATEDAMERLLKGEIKKQGVDMDQARKQEQRVMLQDATAVLTGSGSLVPHHNTKATALHVAAAKGYIEVLKVLLQCELDVDSMDVDGWTALHAAAHWGQEEVCSLLADHMCDMAAVNNVGQTPLDVSDENLVGTLEELQKKQNALRSEREKQNPVIDMISPITVPPVRLRRTSISRMSSKEKICLHEREKHPPPALRSTPAEEEEEEPPPPAAPGPGQAKASSSSSSEEESESESDAESEKAKNREIINNLNNKHNSGGLLATSTSTSGIPAKKQEPSKSQSQSTEAPGSWRTSLRKAGSSVTLGSAGGSDPSQDPPRPLDSGLGMTRSASSPRLSSEAEPKEPRLARVTPTPSRRLFSIPDANADNSSSWLSRSSSYSRRHHSQLGSDLTGSDLTSSNPALPRSSSYGRRLDDFTTTSASLGSASVGLGRLNNQRNSQEATEKKEQEPVPTPASSTSTSSSTTTTSSSSSTTNAGDTDGKQRRKSYLTPVRDEEAEAQRKARSRHARQSRRSTQGVTLTDLQEAEKTIKTDNKEREKKKEEEEKEKEREKEREKEKEREREKEKEKEKEAKLKKAGEEGELSWRSRNASLQKSDLLGLTQPAGTTPRPPLSDRKEVKAMAGESETDRWARESRERRRARARRRAQRAGESDDNEPSGEEEFSGSGLDPQTGRPLIPVIPRSNLSCNDCSQGAASEAKDYKKLFDEVSRENSHLQSQLQDTQRIVSQTRVDLEKATQRQERISDCSTLLDLEKKERRMLERRVAELEEELKVLGDLKADNQRLKDENGALIRVISKLSK
- the zmp:0000001167 gene encoding protein phosphatase 1 regulatory subunit 12A isoform X5 — translated: MAATDRSRSDAAKQRRQDQLQRWSGSETDRTGPDTRETSVGGPGARRARVRFAQGAVFMAACSAGDQEEVAALLRQGADINHANIDGLTALHQACIDENSEMVQFLVESGSDINRGDNEGWTPLHAAASCGFIQITKYLIEQGAQVGAVNSEGELPLDVATEDAMERLLKGEIKKQGVDMDQARKQEQRVMLQDATAVLTGSGSLVPHHNTKATALHVAAAKGYIEVLKVLLQCELDVDSMDVDGWTALHAAAHWGQEEVCSLLADHMCDMAAVNNVGQTPLDVSDENLVGTLEELQKKQNALRSEREKQNPVIDMISPITVPPVRLRRTSISRMSSKEKICLHEREKHPPPALRSTPAEEEEEEPPPPAAPGPGQAKASSSSSSEEESESESDAESEKAKNREIINNLNNKHNSGGLLATSTSTSGIPAKKQEPSKSQSQSTEAPGSWRTSLRKAGSSVTLGSAGGSDPSQDPPRPLDSGLGMTRSASSPRLSSEAEPKEPRLARVTPTPSRRLFSIPDANADNSSSSSYGRRLDDFTTTSASLGSASVGLGRLNNQRNSQEATEKKEQEPVPTPASSTSTSSSTTTTSSSSSTTNAGDTDGKQRRKSYLTPVRDEEAEAQRKARSRHARQSRRSTQGVTLTDLQEAEKTIKTDNKEREKKKEEEEKEKEREKEREKEKEREREKEKEKEKEAKLKKAGEEGELSWRSRNASLQKSDLLGLTQPAGTTPRPPLSDRKEVKAMAGESETDRWARESRERRRARARRRAQRAGESDDNEPSGEEEFSGSGLDPQTGRPLIPVIPRSNLSCNDCSQGAASEAKDYKKLFDEVSRENSHLQSQLQDTQRIVSQTRVDLEKATQRQERISDCSTLLDLEKKERRMLERRVAELEEELKVLGDLKADNQRLKDENGALIRVISKLSK
- the zmp:0000001167 gene encoding protein phosphatase 1 regulatory subunit 12A isoform X2 — translated: MAATDRSRSDAAKQRRQDQLQRWSGSETDRTGPDTRETSVGGPGARRARVRFAQGAVFMAACSAGDQEEVAALLRQGADINHANIDGLTALHQACIDENSEMVQFLVESGSDINRGDNEGWTPLHAAASCGFIQITKYLIEQGAQVGAVNSEGELPLDVATEDAMERLLKGEIKKQGVDMDQARKQEQRVMLQDATAVLTGSGSLVPHHNTKATALHVAAAKGYIEVLKVLLQCELDVDSMDVDGWTALHAAAHWGQEEVCSLLADHMCDMAAVNNVGQTPLDVSDENLVGTLEELQKKQNALRSEREKQNPVIDMISPITVPPVRLRRTSISRMSSKEKICLHEREKHPPPALRSTPAEEEEEEPPPPAAPGPGQAKASSSSSSEEESESESDAESEKAKNREIINNLNNKHNSGGLLATSTSTSGIPAKKEPSKSQSQSTEAPGSWRTSLRKAGSSVTLGSAGGSDPSQDPPRPLDSGLGMTRSASSPRLSSEAEPKEPRLARVTPTPSRRLFSIPDANADNSSSWLSRSSSYSRRHHSQLGSDLTGSDLTSSNPALPRSSSYGRRLDDFTTTSASLGSASVGLGRLNNQRNSQEATEKKEQEPVPTPASSTSTSSSTTTTSSSSSTTNAGDTDGKQRRKSYLTPVRDEEAEAQRKARSRHARQSRRSTQGVTLTDLQEAEKTIKTDNKEREKKKEEEEKEKEREKEREKEKEREREKEKEKEKEAKLKKAGEEGELSWRSRNASLQKSDLLGLTQPAGTTPRPPLSDRKEVKAMAGESETDRWARESRERRRARARRRAQRAGESDDNEPSGEEEFSGSGLDPQTGRPLIPVIPRSNLSCNDCSQGAASEAKDYKKLFDEVSRENSHLQSQLQDTQRIVSQTRVDLEKATQRQERISDCSTLLDLEKKERRMLERRVAELEEELKVLGDLKADNQRLKDENGALIRVISKLSK